The Coffea arabica cultivar ET-39 chromosome 4e, Coffea Arabica ET-39 HiFi, whole genome shotgun sequence genome includes a window with the following:
- the LOC113741103 gene encoding uncharacterized protein, with translation MPGNNFLSNPPSFTSENYQIRAVKMKSYLDANDLWDVVDTDPVPELPEDSTIAEMRAHRDAVKRRSKAMTCIHSVVFDAVFTKNMTCKTAKEAWDALKVAFQGNDRTRQMQVLNLRREFELLRMKHKENIKEYSDRLLNVVNKIRLIGEQLPDSRVVEKVLVSLPERFEAKISSLEDSRDLSRMTLSELINALEA, from the coding sequence ATGCCAGGAAACAACTTCTTGTCAAATCCTCCAAGTTTCACTAGTGAGAATTACCAAATCAGGGCTGTCAAAATGAAGTCCTATTTGGATGCTAATGATCTTTGGGATGTGGTAGATACAGATCCTGTTCCTGAATTGCCAGAAGATTCAACTATTGCAGAGATGAGAGCCCATAGAGATGCAGTCAAAAGGAGATCAAAAGCTATGACTTGCATTCATTCAGTAGTTTTCGATGCAGTATTCACAAAAAATATGACTTGTAAAACTGCAAAAGAAGCTTGGGATGCTCTCAAAGTGGCTTTTCAAGGCAATGACAGAACAAGACAGATGCAAGTTTTGAACCTTAGGAGAGAATTTGAACTCCTTAGGATGAAACACAAAGAAAACATTAAAGAATATTCTGACAGACTCTTAAATGTTGTGAACAAAATCAGATTGATTGGAGAACAACTTCCAGATAGCAGAGTTGTGGAGAAAGTCTTGGTGAGTTTACCAGAAAGGTTTGAAGCCAAGATTTCCTCTCTTGAAGATTCAAGAGATCTCTCTCGGATGACCTTGTCAGAATTGATCAATGCTCTAGAGGCATAA
- the LOC113741107 gene encoding uncharacterized protein produces the protein MPRYCSHCYRQGHGEEECHVKKPELWTKGLAKPDLPVQRKEMDKQTDSALAAKEMAPPSVDPVVASPLEGQCGEVSLPPIMTTMTAAQLQKDEEMLEESLGATASETSGMRT, from the exons ATGCCGCGGTATTGCTCCCACTGCTATCGCCAAGGGCATGGGGAGGAAGAATGCCACGTTAAAAAGCCAGAGCTCTGGACCAAAGGGCTGGCAAAACCTGACCTTCCCGTACAAAGGAAGGAGATGGATAAGCAGACTGATTCTGCTCTTGCTGCTAAGGAGATGGCACCTCCTTCAGTAGACCCTGTGGTGGCTTCTCCTTTGGAGGGTCAGTGCGGGGAGGTCTCGCTGCCTCCCATAATGACAACGATGACTGCTGCCCAGCTGCAAAAAGACGAGGAGATGCTGGAGGAATCGTTAGGCGCTACTGCTTCAGAGACTTCAG ggatgagaACATAA